One genomic segment of Ferrimonas sp. YFM includes these proteins:
- a CDS encoding nuclear transport factor 2 family protein yields the protein MSHDVIDAVKQASERWKAAFNRGDAAGCAAQYEQDAVMHARPFGTFEGREAIEGFWRQLIADGFAEVEYIEPQLTQVDEHSALLTSGWKMNKAQGVIHRELWVMGADGKALLREDDFEAQG from the coding sequence CCAGTGAGCGATGGAAAGCCGCCTTTAACCGCGGAGACGCGGCCGGCTGTGCCGCCCAGTATGAGCAGGATGCGGTGATGCACGCCCGCCCTTTCGGCACCTTCGAAGGGCGTGAAGCCATCGAAGGGTTCTGGCGCCAGTTGATTGCCGATGGCTTTGCCGAGGTAGAGTACATCGAGCCTCAGTTAACCCAGGTGGATGAGCACAGCGCCCTGCTCACCTCAGGTTGGAAGATGAACAAGGCCCAGGGGGTGATTCACCGCGAGCTGTGGGTGATGGGTGCCGACGGCAAGGCACTGCTGCGCGAAGACGACTTCGAGGCCCAGGGCTAA